The Canis lupus familiaris isolate Mischka breed German Shepherd chromosome 19, alternate assembly UU_Cfam_GSD_1.0, whole genome shotgun sequence genome contains a region encoding:
- the LOC119864466 gene encoding uncharacterized protein LOC119864466 isoform X1, which translates to MSPRSVRGWPAAGAPGLAAAPARCLRRRLLRLFRLLRLLRLLRRRRLLLVRAREAVLRGWRSRLLDSSRRGLGSAPGFQPCELKATKKCDPVPVHRVALGITAQADLKLDAQGIPLLGVKRTTRNCILITLTRNRGLEEESLPHMVTGGLYLNDTLKTKLLNENSFFP; encoded by the exons ATGTCCCCAAGAAGCGTCCGAGGGTGGCCGGCGGCCGGCGCCCCGGGCCTCGCAGCTGCGCCTGCGCGgtgcctccgccgccgcctcctccgcctcttccgcctcctccgcctcctccgcctcctccgccgccgccgcctcctcctcgtCAGGGCACGCGAGGCGGTGCTTCGAGGCTGGAGGAGTCGTCTCTTGGACTCATCACGTCGTGGACTCGGGTCTGCCCCTGGTTTTCAGCCTTGTGAG ctcAAAGCCACAAAGAAGTGTGACCCTGTGCCGGTGCACAGAGTGGCCTTGGGTATAACAGCCCAGGCAGACCTGAAGTTGGATGCGCAAGGGATCCCCTTGCTGGGAGTAAAGAGAACAACTAGAAATTGTATCCTCATTACTCTGACCAGAAATAGAGGTTTGGAAGAAGAATCTCTACCCCACATGGTAACTGGAGGCCTATATCTCAATGATACCTTGAAAACAAAACTACTcaatgagaattctttttttccctaa